The following coding sequences are from one Triticum aestivum cultivar Chinese Spring chromosome 5A, IWGSC CS RefSeq v2.1, whole genome shotgun sequence window:
- the LOC123107128 gene encoding AAA-ATPase At5g57480 gives MEFLSQMWSLLGLLTILQNVLPTQLLSLLHSLWQSLQDSLTPYSYFDVPEFLGSAAVEPNALYRHVQLYLHRSLLLSSPSPPRLTLSLPRSVAGNAGAAAASPSVSLSPNHSVPDAFNGHRAVWTHHADTLQDSLEERRSFSLRLPKRHAAAVLPAYLAHLAAAADSLERSSRARRLHTNAASPRGSASWSSVPFCHPSTFETLALDPDLKARLLADLTAFADGREFYRRTGRPWKRGYLLHGPPGSGKSSLIAAMANHLRYDVFDLELTRVTTNADLRALLIQTTNRSLIVIEDIDCSLHLTGDRGLASTRRHKRRRAAASDDSSDSDDDVMGADNHRGKVTLSGLLNFTDGLWSCCGEERIIVFTTNHVDGIDPALLRPGRMDVHVRLGPCGAHAMRELVERYVGAGVGDQDMLDAAEGCIREGAEMTPAEVGEVLLRNRDEPETAVTELAGELKARVNAADDLQWEDSAAELSDESPTKKGRKGFGGWEGKVRILGRLRSLTKSDSGRRGV, from the coding sequence ATGGAGTTCTTGTCGCAGATGTGGTCGCTCCTGGGCCTCCTCACCATCCTGCAGAACGTCCTCCCCACGcagctcctctccctcctccactcgCTCTGGCAGTCGCTCCAGGACTCGCTCACGCCCTACTCCTACTTCGACGTGCCCGAGTTCCTCGGCTCCGCCGCCGTCGAGCCCAACGCGCTCTACCGCCACGTCCAGCTCTACCTCCAccgctcccttctcctctcctccccttcgcCTCCCCGCCTCACGCTCTCGCTGCCGCGCTCCGTCGCGGGCAATGCCGGCGCGGCCGCCGCGTCGCCGTCCGTGTCGCTGTCCCCGAACCACTCGGTGCCCGACGCCTTCAACGGCCACCGCGCCGTGTGGACGCACCACGCCGACACGCTCCAGGACTCGCTCGAGGAGCGCCGGTCCTTCTCGCTGCGCCTCCCCAAGAGGCACGCCGCGGCGGTGCTCCCGGCGTACCTggcgcacctcgccgccgccgcggacaGCCTGGAGCGCTCGTCGCGGGCGAGGAGGCTGCACACCAACGCCGCGTCTCCGCGCGGCTCGGCGTCGTGGTCGTCGGTGCCGTTCTGCCACCCGTCCACGTTCGAGACGCTCGCGCTGGACCCGGACCTCAAGGCGCGCCTCCTGGCCGACCTCACGGCGTTCGCCGACGGGAGGGAGTTCTACCGCCGGACTGGGAGGCCGTGGAAGCGCGGGTACCTCCTCCACGGCCCGCCTGGCTCCGGCAAGTCTTCGCTGATCGCCGCCATGGCGAACCACCTCCGGTACGACGTGTTCGACCTCGAGCTCACCCGCGTCACCACCAACGCCGACCTCCGCGCGCTCCTCATCCAGACGACCAACCGCTCGCTCATTGTCATCGAGGACATCGACTGCTCCCTCCACCTCACCGGCGACCGCGGCCTGGCCTCCACGAGGCGGCACAAGAGACGCCGCGCGGCCGCCTCCGATGACTCGTCCGACTCGGACGACGACGTCATGGGCGCCGACAACCACCGGGGGAAGGTGACCCTCTCCGGGCTGCTCAACTTCACCGACGGCCTGTGGTCGTGCTGCGGCGAGGAGCGCATCATCGTGTTCACGACGAACCACGTGGACGGCATCGACCCGGCGCTGCTGCGGCCGGGGAGGATGGACGTGCACGTGCGCCTGGGCCCGTGCGGCGCGCACGCTATGCGCGAGCTGGTGGAGCGGTACGTGGGCGCCGGCGTCGGCGACCAGGACATGCTCGACGCGGCGGAGGGCTGCATACGGGAGGGCGCGGAGATGACGCCGGCCGAGGTGGGCGAAGTGCTGCTGAGGAACAGAGACGAGCCGGAGACGGCGGTGACGGAGCTGGCGGGCGAGCTGAAGGCCAGGGTGAACGCGGCCGACGATCTCCAGTGGGAGGACTCGGCGGCGGAGCTCTCCGACGAGTCGCCGACGAAGAAAGGCAGGAAGGGGTTCGGCGGGTGGGAGGGCAAGGTCAGGATCTTGGGGAGGCTTCGGAGCCTCACCAAGTCGGACTCCGGCCGGAGAGGCGTGTAG
- the LOC123101372 gene encoding putative cyclin-dependent kinase F-2: MIDGFMAEQYSNLALRAHVPAYGTGLDASLTGAGAGCTMTGDEHAGKARPARGIRSFRTCRILWIFVEISLGILVIFKNLWIRLRLAEAQLTLTPPSAGAAGTTTMTAARVADIFAMIDVHAAAGTMSGKLVEAICAMINDACHDDDAKDLHGQKGRRRRERDACIGSTRCYKQMRRLGKGSSGRVVMAQHRDTGQTVALKTIHARGGARRPNVGDLLKEACVLAACRGHPNLVGLHAIVRDPGTRQYCLVMDYVGPSLFHALDRHVEEHGRAFPEADVRRVMRQLLTGAAAMHERGVIHRDMKTANILIGEDGGVVKFCDYGLAMPTAKAEPPYGLAGTIPYMAPEMLLEKPEYDAAVDMWSLGCVMAEMLSSEELFSGEKTTGQVGKIFDVLGAPGKKTWQHFESALRADEVRQWRARQREVRRHDRLRELFPEELLSWHGYHVLKGLLTCNPSKRLTAAAALRCPWFKVDGPGTDDASGHGIGGTALARHTA; this comes from the exons ATGATCGACGGCTTCATGGCCGAGCAATATTCGAACCTCGCTCTGCGCGCGCACGTACCGGCGTACGGCACCGGACTGGACG CCTCGCTTACGGGAGCTGGCGCCGGTTGCACCATGACCGGCGACGAGCACGCCGGCAAGGCGCGTCCAGCCCGCGGGATTCGTTCCTTTCGAACCTGCAGAATTCTATGGATCTTCGTCGAAATATCACTGGGAATACTGGTGATCTTCAAGAACCTGTGGATTCGGCTACGGTTGGCAGAAGCACAGCTCACGCTGACGCCTCCCTCCGCCGGCGCCGCGGGCACGACGACCATGACGGCCGCGCGAGTAGCCGACATATTCGCCATGATCGACGTCCACGCCGCCGCGGGGACAATGAGCGGCAAGCTGGTCGAGGCAATATGCGCCATGATCAACGATGCCTGCCACGACGACGACGCAAAGGACTTGCATGGCCAGAAAGGGAGAAGGCGGCGCGAGCGCGACGCCTGCATCGGCAGCACCCGCTGCTACAAGCAGATGCGCAGGCTCGGCAAGGGCTCCAGCGGCCGCGTCGTCATGGCGCAGCACCGCGACACCGGCCAGACGGTCGCCCTCAAGACCATCCACGCGCGCGGCGGCGCGAGGCGCCCCAACGTCGGCGATCTGCTCAAGGAGGCCTGCGTCCTGGCGGCGTGCCGCGGGCACCCCAACCTCGTCGGCCTCCACGCCATCGTGCGCGACCCAGGCACCAGGCAGTACTGCCTCGTCATGGACTACGTCGGGCCCAGCCTGTTCCATGCTCTGGACAGGCACGTGGAAGAGCACGGCCGCGCGTTCCCGGAGGCCGACGTGCGCCGGGTCATGCGGCAGCTGCTCACGGGCGCCGCGGCGATGCACGAGCGCGGCGTCATTCACAGGGACATGAAGACTGCAAACATCCTCatcggagaagacggcggcgtcgTGAAATTCTGCGACTACGGACTGGCGATGCCCACGGCCAAGGCAGAGCCGCCGTACGGGCTGGCCGGGACGATCCCCTACATGGCGCCCGAGATGCTGCTGGAGAAGCCGGAGTACGACGCGGCCGTCGACATGTGGTCGCTCGGGTGCGTCATGGCAGAGATGCTCTCCAGCGAGGAGTTGTTCAGCGGCGAAAAGACGACGGGGCAGGTCGGCAAGATATTCGATGTACTCGGTGCGCCGGGCAAGAAAACGTGGCAGCACTTCGAGTCCGCGCTCCGAGCTGACGAGGTGCGGCAATGGCGGGCACGGCAGCGAGAGGTGCGGCGCCACGACCGGCTGCGAGAGCTGTTCCCCGAGGAGCTGCTGTCATGGCACGGATACCATGTCTTGAAGGGCCTCCTTACCTGCAACCCCAGCAAGAGGCTGACAGCAGCCGCCGCGCTCCGGTGTCCCTGGTTCAAGGTCGACGGCCCTGGAACTGATGATGCTTCCGGTCACGGGATCGGCGGCACGGCATTAGCCAGGCACACTGCATAG